A genomic segment from Streptomyces sp. NBC_00654 encodes:
- a CDS encoding copper chaperone PCu(A)C, which translates to MNRRTTLAAVLALTTGLTLAGCSTDSEPELKVVGGFMPQPVSDMAAAFLVVQNSGDTADRLTSVTSPLSDDVTIHETKNQKMREVTSFEVPAGGELDLERGGNHIMFMKLKQKPEQGDKVSVELHFEKADPIKVDLPVKETTHNPKKQ; encoded by the coding sequence GTGAACCGCCGCACGACCCTCGCCGCCGTTCTGGCCCTCACCACCGGGCTGACGCTGGCGGGGTGCTCCACGGACAGCGAACCCGAGCTGAAGGTCGTCGGAGGGTTCATGCCGCAGCCCGTCAGCGACATGGCCGCCGCCTTCCTCGTCGTGCAGAACAGCGGCGACACGGCCGACCGGCTCACCTCGGTGACCAGCCCGCTCTCGGACGACGTCACGATCCACGAGACGAAGAACCAGAAGATGCGCGAGGTCACGTCCTTCGAAGTGCCCGCCGGCGGCGAGCTCGATCTCGAACGCGGTGGCAACCACATCATGTTCATGAAGCTCAAGCAGAAACCCGAGCAGGGCGACAAGGTCTCCGTGGAGCTGCACTTCGAGAAGGCCGACCCCATCAAGGTCGACCTTCCCGTGAAGGAGACCACCCACAACCCGAAGAAGCAGTGA
- a CDS encoding copper resistance CopC/CopD family protein has product MTATAPRSGPSPIRRPLAAAALLTTLISLLFGLVLAGASPASAHAALTGSNPQDGAVVDTAPGEITLTFSESIAMGDDSIRVLDPTGKRVDDGAPRDMNSPGTVRYGVKLHSGLPDGTYTVAWQAVSADSHPVSGAFTFSIGAPSETTVALPSTSAGGGLVGTLYSIARYAAYAGFILLVGGATFVLACWQRGAAARPLQRLVVRGWLTLTAATLLMLLLRSPYTGSGKLADAFDLNGLQAVLDTKPGAALVARLLLLGAGALFIAVLFGAYAKREDEKEKKDLTFGLAIGGAVIAAGIAGTWALSEHASTGIQAGLAMPMDVLHLLAVAAWLGGLAALLVALYRTPGIGSAAVRRFSRIAFGSVLVLTATGIYQSWRQVGSWSALTGTRYGQLLIIKVGLLAVLIGLAWISRRWTGRLTDGAQPGTETSEEGRTDGAAKSPEEVEGPDDGADRGEAKSGQEPAPEVAPERAAQLARQRAVLTATKKKRIRDADPERSGLRRSVLAEAAVAVVLLAVATVLTSTEPARTEEEAARGTTAATGQGASGPVNLSMPFDTGGQNGKGTVRIDLDPGGTGSNELHIWVDGSDGKPMDVPEVKLALTLESKDIGPLPVVPDRLAEGHWTASGVRIPIAGDWKIAVTVRTSDIDQATIDKNAKIG; this is encoded by the coding sequence ATGACCGCCACCGCCCCGCGCTCCGGGCCATCCCCGATACGACGGCCGCTCGCCGCGGCCGCGCTCCTCACCACACTGATCAGCCTGCTGTTCGGTCTGGTGCTGGCCGGCGCGAGCCCCGCTTCCGCGCACGCGGCCCTCACCGGGAGCAACCCGCAGGACGGGGCGGTGGTGGACACGGCCCCCGGGGAGATCACGCTCACCTTCTCCGAATCGATCGCCATGGGCGACGACTCGATCCGCGTCCTCGACCCCACCGGCAAACGTGTCGACGACGGTGCTCCGCGCGACATGAACAGCCCCGGCACCGTGCGGTACGGCGTCAAACTCCACTCCGGTCTGCCCGACGGCACCTACACCGTGGCCTGGCAGGCCGTGTCCGCCGACAGCCACCCCGTCTCCGGCGCCTTCACCTTCTCCATCGGCGCCCCGTCCGAGACCACGGTCGCGCTGCCCTCCACCAGCGCGGGCGGCGGTCTCGTCGGCACCCTCTACAGCATCGCGCGCTACGCGGCGTACGCCGGATTCATCCTGCTCGTCGGCGGAGCCACGTTCGTCCTCGCCTGCTGGCAGCGCGGCGCCGCCGCCCGCCCGCTGCAACGCCTCGTCGTCCGGGGCTGGCTCACCCTCACCGCCGCCACCCTGCTCATGCTGCTGCTCCGCAGCCCATACACCGGCAGCGGAAAGCTCGCCGACGCCTTCGACCTCAACGGCCTGCAGGCCGTCCTCGACACCAAACCCGGCGCCGCACTCGTCGCCCGGCTGCTCCTGCTCGGCGCAGGCGCCCTGTTCATCGCCGTCCTGTTCGGGGCGTACGCGAAGCGCGAGGACGAGAAGGAGAAGAAGGACCTCACCTTCGGACTCGCCATCGGGGGCGCGGTCATCGCCGCGGGCATCGCCGGTACATGGGCGCTCTCCGAGCACGCGTCGACCGGTATCCAGGCGGGCCTCGCCATGCCGATGGACGTCCTGCACCTGCTGGCCGTCGCCGCCTGGCTCGGCGGGCTCGCCGCGCTGCTCGTCGCCCTGTACCGGACACCAGGCATCGGCAGCGCGGCGGTCCGGCGCTTCTCCCGGATCGCGTTCGGCAGCGTGCTCGTCCTCACCGCGACCGGCATCTACCAGTCCTGGCGCCAGGTCGGCTCCTGGTCGGCGCTGACCGGCACCCGGTACGGACAGCTGCTGATCATCAAGGTGGGACTGCTCGCCGTGCTCATCGGCCTGGCCTGGATCTCCCGTCGGTGGACGGGCCGGCTGACGGACGGGGCACAGCCCGGGACGGAGACCTCGGAGGAGGGACGGACCGACGGGGCGGCAAAGAGCCCCGAAGAAGTCGAGGGTCCCGACGACGGGGCGGACCGCGGGGAGGCGAAGAGCGGTCAGGAGCCCGCGCCGGAGGTCGCACCCGAGCGCGCCGCGCAGCTCGCCCGGCAGCGGGCCGTCCTGACCGCCACGAAGAAGAAGCGGATCCGCGACGCCGACCCCGAGCGTTCCGGGCTGCGCCGCTCGGTGCTGGCCGAGGCGGCCGTCGCTGTGGTGCTGCTCGCCGTGGCGACGGTCCTGACGTCCACCGAACCGGCACGCACCGAGGAGGAGGCCGCCCGCGGCACCACGGCGGCGACCGGTCAGGGCGCCTCCGGCCCCGTCAACCTGAGCATGCCCTTCGACACCGGCGGCCAGAACGGCAAGGGGACCGTCCGGATCGACCTCGACCCCGGTGGCACCGGCTCCAACGAACTGCACATCTGGGTCGACGGCAGCGACGGGAAGCCGATGGACGTTCCCGAGGTGAAGCTCGCCCTCACCCTGGAGTCCAAGGACATCGGCCCGCTGCCGGTCGTCCCCGACCGGCTCGCCGAGGGGCACTGGACGGCGAGCGGTGTCCGGATCCCGATCGCGGGCGACTGGAAGATCGCTGTGACGGTGCGTACGTCGGACATCGACCAGGCCACCATCGACAAGAACGCAAAGATCGGCTGA
- the pheA gene encoding prephenate dehydratase: MSATRYAYLGPEGTFTEVALRTLPEAATRELVPMVSVPAALDAVRSGAAAAALVPIENSVEGGITATLDELTSGEPLMIYREVLLSITFALLVRPGTKLSDIKTVTAHPAAQPQVRNWMAAHLPQAAWESAASNADGARLVQEGRYDAAFAGEFAAATYGLEPLVTEIHDAENAQTRFVLVGRPARPSAPTGADKTSVVIWLGDDHPGALLELLQEFAVRGVNLMLIQSRPTGEGIGNYCFAVDAEGHIADRRVGEALMGLKRICPNVRFLGSYPRAGVTPDEVGPLRAGTSDREFTDASDWLARSQDGRV; encoded by the coding sequence ATGTCAGCCACGCGCTACGCCTATCTCGGCCCCGAAGGCACCTTCACCGAGGTCGCCCTCCGCACGCTCCCGGAAGCCGCCACCCGGGAGCTCGTCCCGATGGTCTCCGTACCGGCCGCCCTGGACGCCGTACGCAGCGGGGCGGCGGCGGCAGCGCTCGTACCGATCGAGAATTCCGTCGAGGGCGGCATCACCGCGACGCTCGACGAGCTGACCTCCGGCGAACCGCTGATGATCTACCGCGAAGTGCTGCTCTCCATCACCTTCGCGCTGCTGGTGCGCCCCGGGACCAAGCTGTCCGACATCAAGACGGTCACCGCGCACCCGGCCGCCCAGCCGCAGGTGCGCAACTGGATGGCGGCCCATCTCCCGCAGGCGGCATGGGAATCGGCCGCCTCCAACGCGGACGGGGCGCGGCTGGTCCAGGAGGGGCGCTACGACGCCGCCTTCGCGGGTGAGTTCGCCGCGGCGACCTACGGCCTGGAACCTCTGGTGACGGAGATCCACGACGCGGAGAACGCCCAGACGCGCTTCGTCCTCGTGGGCCGGCCGGCCCGGCCCTCGGCCCCGACCGGTGCGGACAAGACGTCCGTGGTGATCTGGCTGGGCGACGACCACCCCGGTGCGCTGCTCGAACTCCTCCAGGAGTTCGCCGTCCGCGGGGTCAACCTGATGCTCATCCAGTCGCGTCCGACCGGAGAGGGCATCGGGAACTACTGCTTCGCCGTGGACGCCGAGGGGCACATCGCGGACCGGCGGGTCGGCGAGGCGCTGATGGGGCTGAAGCGGATCTGTCCGAACGTGCGGTTCCTCGGTTCGTACCCGCGGGCCGGAGTGACGCCCGACGAGGTGGGGCCGCTGCGGGCGGGGACCTCGGACCGGGAGTTCACGGACGCCTCGGACTGGCTGGCGCGCAGCCAGGACGGCCGGGTCTGA
- the serS gene encoding serine--tRNA ligase: protein MIDLRLLREDPDRVRASQRARGEDVALVDALLSADELRRSSGVRFDELRSEQKSLGKLIPKASPEERAELLKKADQLKADVKAADAAQDAADAEAKRLLLQLGNIVHEDVPVGGEEDFVVLETHGTIRDFGAEGFEPKDHLELGEKLGAIDMERGAKVSGSRFYYLTGVGALLELALVNAAIAQATEAGFVPMLTPALVRPRAMEGTGFLGQAAENVYHLEKDDYYLVGTSEVPLAAYHMDEIIDADKLPLRYAGFSPCFRREAGTYGKDTRGIFRVHQFDKVEMFSYVDPADAEAEHRRLLDWEKQWLTGLGLPFQVIDVATGDLGSSASRKFDCEAWIPTQGKYRELTSASNCDGFQARRLSVRMRDGKKVQPLSTLNGTLCAVPRTIVAILENHQLADGSVRVPEVLRPYLGGREVLEPVSK, encoded by the coding sequence GTGATTGACCTTCGCCTGCTCCGTGAGGACCCCGACCGTGTTCGCGCCTCCCAGCGCGCCCGTGGAGAGGACGTCGCGCTCGTCGACGCCCTGCTCTCCGCCGACGAGCTGCGCAGGTCGTCCGGCGTCCGCTTCGACGAACTCCGCTCCGAGCAGAAGTCGCTCGGCAAGCTGATCCCCAAGGCCTCCCCCGAGGAGCGCGCCGAGCTGCTGAAGAAGGCCGATCAGCTCAAGGCCGACGTCAAGGCGGCCGACGCCGCCCAGGACGCGGCCGACGCCGAGGCCAAGCGGCTGCTGCTCCAGCTCGGCAACATCGTCCACGAGGACGTGCCGGTCGGCGGCGAGGAGGACTTCGTCGTCCTGGAGACGCACGGCACCATCCGCGACTTCGGAGCCGAGGGCTTCGAGCCGAAGGACCACCTGGAGCTCGGTGAGAAGCTCGGCGCCATCGACATGGAGCGCGGTGCCAAGGTCTCCGGTTCGCGTTTCTACTACCTGACGGGGGTCGGCGCGCTGCTGGAGCTCGCCCTCGTCAACGCGGCGATCGCCCAGGCCACCGAGGCGGGCTTCGTCCCGATGCTGACCCCGGCGCTGGTCCGTCCGCGCGCCATGGAGGGCACCGGATTCCTCGGCCAGGCCGCGGAGAACGTGTACCACCTGGAGAAGGACGACTACTACCTGGTCGGGACCTCCGAGGTACCCCTCGCCGCGTACCACATGGACGAGATCATCGACGCCGACAAGCTGCCCCTGCGGTACGCGGGCTTCTCCCCGTGCTTCCGCCGCGAGGCCGGTACGTACGGCAAGGACACCCGGGGCATCTTCCGCGTCCACCAGTTCGACAAGGTCGAGATGTTCTCGTACGTCGACCCGGCGGACGCCGAGGCGGAGCACCGCCGGCTCCTGGACTGGGAGAAGCAGTGGCTCACCGGTCTCGGGCTGCCCTTCCAGGTGATCGACGTCGCCACCGGTGACCTCGGGTCCTCGGCCTCGCGCAAGTTCGACTGCGAGGCCTGGATCCCGACCCAGGGCAAGTACCGCGAGCTGACCTCCGCGTCGAACTGCGACGGCTTCCAGGCGCGCCGTCTCTCCGTCCGGATGCGGGACGGCAAGAAGGTCCAGCCCCTCTCCACGCTCAACGGCACGCTCTGCGCCGTACCGCGCACGATCGTGGCGATCCTGGAGAACCACCAGCTGGCCGACGGTTCGGTCCGGGTGCCCGAGGTGCTCCGTCCGTACCTGGGCGGGCGTGAGGTTCTGGAGCCGGTCTCCAAGTGA
- a CDS encoding SCO family protein, with protein sequence MRNKKMVPAVAFAAAAALTLSACGSSDDSAKKPVADVSAEAKTQAATVLDQPFTKPNLVLTDTGGKKYDLREETKGKPTLIYFGYTKCPDVCPLTMSNISLAKRALPKADQDKLQVVFITTDPERDTPSSLGKWLAAQDPSFTGLTGDFPAIQAGARQIGIGIDAPKKEKDGTVVSMHGAQVIAFSPKTDQGYLLYGEDTTSEDYAKDLPKILKGETP encoded by the coding sequence ATGCGCAACAAGAAGATGGTGCCGGCCGTGGCGTTCGCCGCCGCGGCCGCACTGACCCTGTCCGCCTGCGGCAGCAGCGACGACTCGGCGAAGAAGCCCGTCGCCGATGTCAGCGCCGAGGCCAAGACCCAGGCCGCGACCGTGCTCGACCAGCCGTTCACCAAGCCGAACCTCGTACTCACCGACACCGGGGGCAAGAAGTACGACCTCCGCGAGGAGACCAAGGGCAAGCCGACACTCATCTACTTCGGCTACACCAAGTGCCCCGACGTCTGCCCGCTGACCATGAGCAACATCTCGCTCGCCAAGCGGGCACTGCCCAAGGCCGACCAGGACAAGCTCCAGGTCGTCTTCATCACCACCGACCCCGAGCGGGACACCCCGTCCTCCCTCGGCAAGTGGCTCGCGGCGCAGGACCCGTCCTTCACCGGGCTCACCGGCGACTTCCCGGCCATCCAGGCGGGAGCACGGCAGATCGGCATCGGCATCGACGCGCCGAAGAAGGAGAAGGACGGCACCGTCGTCTCGATGCACGGCGCCCAGGTCATCGCCTTCTCCCCGAAGACCGACCAGGGTTACCTGCTCTACGGCGAGGACACCACGTCCGAGGACTACGCCAAGGACCTCCCCAAGATCCTCAAGGGGGAGACCCCGTGA
- a CDS encoding HAD family hydrolase — protein MTFPYKLVATDLDGTLLRDDDTVSERTREALAEVTATGAAHIIVTGRGVPWTRHILDDLGYDGLAVCGQGAQVYHAGERRLLTSLTLDRQLAGLALSRIESEIGPLALAASRDGLDGEVLFGPGYRIQEGPLPAVFVDDATEMWAAPLNKIYIQHPELDDDALARSAREAVGSLVDVVMAGPGVVEILPLGLSKATGLSLAARRLGVKAADTLAFGDMPNDIPMFGWAQHGVAMANAHDDLKAVAHEVTASNQHDGIAVVLEELLRTSRP, from the coding sequence GTGACCTTCCCCTACAAGCTCGTCGCGACCGACCTGGACGGCACGCTGCTGCGTGACGACGACACGGTCTCGGAGCGCACACGTGAGGCGCTGGCCGAGGTCACCGCGACCGGGGCCGCGCACATCATCGTCACCGGACGCGGCGTCCCGTGGACCCGGCACATCCTGGACGACCTGGGATACGACGGTCTCGCGGTCTGCGGGCAGGGCGCGCAGGTCTACCACGCGGGCGAGCGCAGGCTGCTGACCTCCCTGACCCTGGACCGGCAGCTCGCGGGGCTCGCACTGTCCAGGATCGAGTCGGAGATCGGCCCGCTGGCGCTGGCCGCGAGCCGGGACGGGCTCGACGGCGAGGTGCTGTTCGGCCCCGGCTACCGGATCCAGGAGGGCCCGCTCCCGGCCGTCTTCGTGGACGATGCGACCGAGATGTGGGCCGCCCCGCTGAACAAGATCTACATCCAGCACCCGGAGCTCGACGACGACGCCCTGGCACGGTCCGCCCGGGAAGCCGTCGGCAGCCTGGTGGACGTGGTCATGGCCGGTCCCGGTGTCGTGGAGATCCTGCCACTGGGACTGAGCAAGGCCACCGGCCTCTCGCTGGCCGCGCGACGGCTGGGCGTGAAGGCCGCGGACACGCTGGCCTTCGGCGACATGCCGAACGACATCCCGATGTTCGGCTGGGCCCAGCACGGCGTGGCGATGGCCAACGCGCACGACGACCTGAAGGCCGTGGCCCACGAGGTCACGGCCTCGAACCAGCACGACGGCATCGCTGTGGTGCTGGAGGAGTTGCTGAGGACGTCCCGCCCGTAA
- a CDS encoding ABC transporter ATP-binding protein, which produces MTTIEIDHTSRWFGNVVAVNDVSMTVGPGVTGLLGPNGAGKSTLINMMAGFLAPSTGTVTLDGRTIWRNESVYKEIGIVPEREGMYDFLTGQEFVVANAELQGLGAAEAQRALATVQMEYAQDRKISTYSKGMRQRVKMASALVHEPSVLLLDEPFNGMDPRQRMQLMELLRQMGAQGRTVLFSSHILEEVEQLATHIEVIVAGRHAASGDFRKIRRLMTDRPHRYLVRSSDDRALAAALIADPSTAGIEVDLSEQALRIQAVDFGRFTELLPRVAREQGIRLLTVSPSDESLESVFSYLVAA; this is translated from the coding sequence GTGACCACCATCGAGATCGACCACACCTCGCGCTGGTTCGGCAATGTGGTCGCCGTCAACGACGTGAGCATGACCGTGGGGCCCGGCGTGACCGGGCTGCTCGGCCCCAACGGCGCCGGGAAGTCCACGCTGATCAACATGATGGCCGGGTTCCTCGCCCCGTCGACGGGCACGGTCACGCTCGACGGCCGCACGATCTGGCGCAACGAGTCGGTCTACAAGGAGATCGGCATCGTCCCGGAGCGGGAGGGCATGTACGACTTCCTGACCGGCCAGGAGTTCGTCGTCGCCAACGCCGAACTCCAGGGACTGGGCGCGGCGGAGGCGCAGCGGGCGCTGGCCACGGTCCAGATGGAGTACGCGCAGGACCGCAAGATCTCGACGTACAGCAAGGGCATGCGCCAGCGCGTGAAGATGGCGTCCGCCCTGGTCCACGAGCCGTCCGTGCTGCTGCTGGACGAGCCGTTCAACGGGATGGACCCGCGTCAGCGGATGCAGCTGATGGAGCTGCTGCGGCAGATGGGAGCGCAGGGCCGTACGGTCCTGTTCTCCTCCCACATCCTCGAAGAGGTCGAGCAGCTCGCCACGCACATCGAAGTGATCGTGGCGGGGCGGCATGCCGCGTCCGGTGACTTCCGGAAGATCCGCCGCCTGATGACGGACCGGCCGCACCGGTATCTCGTACGGTCCAGTGACGACCGGGCCCTCGCGGCCGCGCTCATCGCCGACCCCTCCACGGCGGGGATCGAGGTCGACCTGAGCGAACAGGCCCTGCGGATCCAGGCCGTCGACTTCGGGCGCTTCACCGAACTGCTGCCCAGGGTGGCACGTGAACAGGGCATCCGGCTGCTGACCGTTTCGCCGTCCGACGAGTCCCTCGAATCGGTCTTTTCCTATCTCGTAGCGGCCTGA
- the efeB gene encoding iron uptake transporter deferrochelatase/peroxidase subunit has translation MLGSAGAAGAAGLVLGAAGGAAGYAASRPDEPAALTAIGATEAMFHGKHQPGITTPLQARGHLIAFDLAPGAGRKEAAALMRRWSAVARELMAGRPSTAGGTDGPGHDTGIALDAGPSSLTVTFGFGRTFFDRTGLTGRRPAGLDPLPPFSADQLDARRSNGDLWVQIGADDALVAFHALRAIQKEAVGAAGVRWQMNGFNRTPGATGRPMTARNLMGQIDGTGNPKRTDDDFDTRIFVPSAADAADAAGASGPPDASQDWLAGGSYAVVRRIRMLLDDWEKLPVDRQERVIGRRKSDGAPLSGGTETTPMDLGKAGPDGRLVIPDNAHARISSPEKNGGAAMLRRPFSYHDGISADGTPDAGLLFICWQADPFRGFVPVQRKLDRGDALSPFLRHEASGLFAVPGGAAKGEYVGQRLLES, from the coding sequence CTGCTCGGCAGTGCGGGGGCCGCCGGGGCCGCCGGCCTGGTGCTCGGCGCCGCGGGGGGCGCGGCCGGGTACGCCGCGTCCCGCCCCGACGAGCCGGCCGCGCTGACCGCCATCGGGGCCACCGAGGCGATGTTTCACGGGAAACATCAACCGGGGATCACCACTCCGCTTCAGGCCCGGGGTCATCTGATCGCCTTCGACCTGGCACCGGGCGCGGGCCGCAAGGAGGCCGCCGCGCTGATGCGCCGCTGGTCGGCCGTGGCGCGGGAGCTCATGGCGGGGCGCCCGTCCACGGCCGGCGGCACGGACGGGCCCGGCCATGACACCGGCATCGCCCTCGACGCCGGGCCCTCCTCACTGACCGTCACCTTCGGCTTCGGCCGCACCTTCTTCGACCGCACCGGTCTGACCGGCCGCCGGCCCGCCGGGCTCGACCCGCTGCCCCCGTTCTCCGCGGACCAGCTCGACGCCAGGCGCTCCAACGGCGATCTGTGGGTGCAGATCGGCGCCGACGACGCGCTGGTCGCCTTCCACGCCCTGCGCGCCATCCAGAAGGAGGCCGTGGGGGCGGCCGGGGTGCGCTGGCAGATGAACGGCTTCAACCGCACTCCCGGTGCCACCGGGCGTCCGATGACCGCGCGCAATCTGATGGGCCAGATCGACGGCACCGGCAATCCGAAGCGGACCGACGACGACTTCGACACCCGGATCTTCGTACCGTCCGCTGCGGATGCTGCGGATGCTGCGGGGGCCTCGGGGCCTCCGGATGCCTCGCAGGACTGGCTGGCCGGTGGCTCCTACGCCGTCGTGCGGCGCATCAGGATGCTGCTGGACGACTGGGAGAAGCTTCCGGTGGACCGGCAGGAGCGGGTCATAGGGCGGCGCAAGTCGGACGGGGCCCCGCTCAGCGGCGGCACCGAGACCACCCCGATGGACCTCGGCAAGGCCGGTCCCGACGGCAGGCTCGTGATCCCGGACAACGCCCACGCCCGGATCTCCTCGCCCGAGAAGAACGGTGGCGCCGCCATGCTGCGGCGCCCCTTCTCGTACCACGACGGCATCTCGGCGGACGGCACCCCGGACGCCGGGCTGCTGTTCATCTGCTGGCAGGCGGATCCGTTCCGGGGCTTCGTCCCGGTGCAGCGCAAGCTCGACCGGGGCGACGCGCTCTCGCCGTTCCTCCGGCACGAGGCGAGCGGCCTCTTCGCCGTGCCGGGCGGCGCCGCGAAGGGTGAGTACGTGGGTCAGCGGCTGCTGGAATCCTGA
- a CDS encoding YcnI family protein: protein MNVSRIAIAGGVAASTVLLLAGPAAAHVGVQPQGEAAKGGYATINFKVPNERDNASTVKVEVSFPADHPLSSVTPQAVPGWKIKVDKTKLDKPLDVHGKKINEAVSKVTWTADGGKIEPGYFQQFPLSVGQLPEDTDQLVFKALQTYDNKEVVRWIEEPKEGAAEPESPAPVLKLTAAASDAHGGAAAGKGADEHKKDDKAASSEETAAAESASDNTARTLGIIGIVIGIAGVAFGVLAGRRRTA, encoded by the coding sequence ATGAACGTTTCACGCATCGCCATCGCGGGCGGCGTCGCCGCGTCCACCGTCCTGCTGCTCGCCGGTCCGGCCGCCGCGCACGTCGGCGTACAGCCGCAGGGCGAGGCCGCCAAGGGCGGTTACGCCACCATCAACTTCAAGGTGCCCAACGAGCGCGACAACGCCTCCACGGTCAAGGTCGAAGTGAGCTTCCCGGCCGACCACCCGCTCTCCTCGGTCACCCCGCAGGCCGTGCCCGGCTGGAAGATCAAGGTCGACAAGACCAAGCTGGACAAGCCGCTCGACGTCCACGGCAAGAAGATCAACGAGGCCGTCTCCAAGGTGACCTGGACCGCGGACGGCGGCAAGATCGAGCCCGGCTACTTCCAGCAGTTCCCGCTCTCGGTCGGCCAGCTCCCCGAGGACACCGACCAGCTCGTCTTCAAGGCCCTCCAGACGTACGACAACAAGGAAGTCGTCCGCTGGATCGAGGAGCCCAAGGAGGGCGCGGCCGAGCCCGAGAGCCCGGCCCCCGTCCTCAAGCTGACCGCGGCGGCGTCCGATGCCCACGGCGGTGCCGCGGCCGGCAAGGGAGCCGACGAGCACAAGAAGGACGACAAGGCCGCGTCCTCCGAGGAGACCGCGGCGGCCGAGTCCGCCAGCGACAACACCGCCCGCACCCTGGGCATCATCGGCATCGTCATCGGTATCGCGGGAGTCGCCTTCGGCGTCCTCGCAGGCCGTCGCCGTACCGCCTGA
- a CDS encoding ABC transporter permease, giving the protein MYDPTVARLTYRALLGRRRAAILFVLPALLVALAVAVRAFAGADDQVAANVLGGFAIATMVPLIGVIAGTGAIGPEIDDGSIVYLLAKPVKRPTIIFTKLIVAIAVTMVFSALPTLVAGLILNGNGQQIAVAYTIAALVASIAYSALFLLLGTISRHAVVLGLVYALVWETLFGSLVPGARTLSVQQWSLAVAEKVGREGAITSDVGLPLATVLLVAVTVAATWYAGQKLRALKLAGEE; this is encoded by the coding sequence ATGTACGACCCCACAGTCGCCCGGCTCACCTACCGGGCCCTGCTCGGCCGGCGCCGGGCCGCCATCCTGTTCGTCCTGCCCGCGCTGCTGGTGGCCCTCGCCGTGGCCGTCCGCGCCTTCGCGGGGGCCGATGACCAGGTCGCCGCGAACGTGCTCGGCGGCTTCGCCATCGCCACGATGGTGCCGCTGATCGGTGTGATCGCGGGCACGGGCGCCATCGGCCCCGAAATCGACGACGGTTCGATCGTCTATCTGCTGGCCAAGCCGGTGAAACGGCCGACGATCATTTTCACGAAGCTGATCGTGGCCATCGCCGTCACGATGGTGTTCTCCGCCCTGCCGACCCTCGTCGCCGGGCTGATCCTGAACGGCAACGGGCAGCAGATCGCCGTGGCCTACACGATCGCGGCGCTGGTCGCCTCGATCGCTTACAGCGCGCTGTTCCTGCTGCTGGGCACGATCAGCCGCCACGCGGTGGTGCTCGGCCTGGTGTACGCCCTGGTGTGGGAGACCCTGTTCGGCAGCCTGGTGCCGGGAGCGCGGACGCTGAGCGTGCAGCAGTGGTCCCTCGCGGTCGCCGAGAAGGTCGGCCGGGAAGGCGCGATCACCTCCGACGTGGGTCTGCCGCTCGCGACGGTGCTGCTGGTCGCCGTGACGGTGGCGGCCACCTGGTACGCGGGCCAGAAGCTGCGTGCGCTGAAGCTGGCCGGCGAGGAGTGA
- a CDS encoding ATP-binding protein: MSIWWSLHLRREAASVPLARRFLLGTMETAGVDPDISYDLSVALSEACANAVEHGGGREDSGYGQPRTDSGQYRVTAYLDGEKCRIEVADSGPGFPARRVLRPAAQPLPTAESGRGLGLIEQLADHVHFGNRPGRGAVVSFDKVLKWREGALLMVS; encoded by the coding sequence ATGAGCATCTGGTGGTCACTCCATTTGCGGCGCGAAGCTGCGAGCGTTCCGCTCGCCCGTCGTTTTCTGCTCGGAACCATGGAAACGGCCGGGGTGGATCCGGACATCTCCTACGACCTGTCGGTCGCGCTCAGCGAAGCCTGTGCGAACGCCGTCGAGCATGGCGGCGGCCGGGAGGATTCCGGGTACGGGCAGCCCCGTACGGACTCCGGGCAGTACCGCGTCACGGCGTATCTGGACGGCGAGAAGTGCCGTATCGAAGTCGCCGACTCGGGGCCGGGCTTTCCCGCCCGGCGCGTGCTTCGCCCTGCCGCACAACCCCTGCCCACCGCCGAGAGCGGCCGGGGCCTGGGTCTCATCGAGCAGCTCGCCGACCACGTCCACTTCGGCAACCGGCCGGGGCGGGGCGCGGTGGTGAGCTTCGACAAGGTCCTCAAATGGCGGGAGGGCGCGCTGCTCATGGTGTCCTGA